In Chthoniobacterales bacterium, the genomic stretch ATCTTGGAGTCGGCCATCGCCGCGACGCTGCCCCCGGGTCTCTACACCGCATTGCTCGCTGGAGTAAACAACACCTCTGGCGTAGGTTTGGTCGAGGTCTACGACCGCGGGGCGCCATAAGGAATACGATCTGAGGATCGGAACGGATGATCCCCTCAGGAGAATCCAAAATGAAAAACCATCGTCAGACGAAGAAATCATCAGCGCGTGCGAGGCGCGTTTTTGGCGCTTTTTGCGCGTTGGCGGCAGTCACCCTGGCCGGCCTCGCCTTGGCGGCCGACTCTGAGACTCGCGCCACCACCTCTATCCATTCCCAACCGGGAAGCGGCCCGAATCCATTGGCCGAGAAATACAAGACGCTCGTCCTGCGCGTCTACTTCCGCGATCGCGACGAACGCGACCGGTTGGCCCAGGAACTCAACCCCGAAGAAGTGCCCACCACGGGCGGTTATCTCACGGTAATCGGTGATCGCGACCAATACTATGGCCTGACGTCGCGCGGCCTCCGGGTGGAGATAGAGGAGAACGGCAGTCGAAACCTGAGCGATCCCCAGCTCATGCTCGACACTTTCTACAACGGCTACAAGTCGGTGGAAGAAATTTACACCTTCCTCGACCAGAAGGTCGCGCAGTTTCCCAGTCTGGTGGAGAAAATCGATATTGGCGATTCCTGGTGCAAGCTCCATCCAGGCTCGTGCACCCTGCCGAGCCCGTGGAACGGTTACGACCTGTTTGTGCTCCACATCACGAACCGCAACATCCCAGGCCCCAAACCCGTTGTCTGGATCGACGGCGATATTCACGCCCGGGAAATCGCTACGCCGGAAGTTGTGATGCGGTTGATCGACTACCTGCTCAATAACTACAACACCAATGCCGACGCCCATTGGCTTGTGGACCATCACGACATCTGGCTGATGCCTGAAGTGAACCCCGATGGCCACCACATCGTCGAGGCGGGCGGCGGCGGCAACAGCCCGTACATGTACCGCAAGAACGGTGACAACGTCGGAGGCGGGACTTGCGCCTGGCCGCCCTCTCCCACGAATCACTTCGGCGTCGATGCCAACCGCAATTTTCCTTTCCACTGGGGCTGCTGTGGCGGCTCGAGCACTTCCGTGTGCGAGCAGACCTATCGAGGAACGTCGTCGGGTTCGGAGCCGGAAGACATGGCGATCGTGAACAAGCTTCGCACCCTCGTGCCCGACCAGCGCGGCCCCGGCGATACCGACGCGGCGCCGATCACGGCCATGGGCGTTTACCAGAACATCCACACCGTTGTACCCGTGAACCTCTATCCGTGGGGCTGGACACTTAACCAGATGCCGAACTACGCGGAGACGCGCAATATCGCCGCTCACATGGCCGCCACGAACGCGGGCGGGAATGGTTATCCCTATGGCGGGATCCAGGAACAGTTGTACCCGGTAGATGGTGGCTCGATTGACTGGGCCTACGGTGAGCTGGGCATGGCATCCTTCTCCACCGAGTTGAGCGGCCAGGACTTCCTTCCCTCCTTCTCGTGCATAGATAATCCTGGCTGCGGCTCGTCACAGGGTATCTGGCCTGAGAACCGGGGAATGCTTCTTTACCTGGCGAAGATCGCGCGCACGCCTTATCTGACTTCGCACGGACCAGACGCCAATACGGTTGCCACTAACCCGGCATCAGTGGCGCCCGGCGTGCCCTCACAGCTCACTGCCAGCATTACCTTTGCCTGGTCAAACAACGCCTTCAGCCAGAACGTGGGCGCGGCGGAATATTACATTGACACGCCTCCCTGGGCCGGCGGCACGGCTATTCCAATGAGCGGCTCGTTCACGTCGCCAACCGCGGCCGTCAACGCAACCATCAACACCGGCAGCCTGTCGGCCGGCCGCCACGTTATCTTTGTGCGCGGGCGCGGCGTGAACAACGTCCAGGGCTTTGAGACGTGGGGGCCGATCACGGCGGCATTCCTGGATGTGACCGGAGGTCCAACTCCAACCCCAACCCCAACGGCAACTCCGGTGGTAACGCCGACACCTTCAGCGTCGCCCACGCCGGTCATCACGCCGACGATAACTCCAACCGCCACCCCGGTGGTGACACCTTCTCCAACGCCGGTCGTAACTCCGACGGCTACCGCGACTGCGACCCCGGTCATTACCCCGACCGCCACTCCGATTACAACTCCAACCGCTACGCCGATCGTCACGCCAACTGCCACCGCTAGCTCGACGCCGACTCCCACACCTGTGACGCCGACGCCAACCCCAACCGCGACGGCTTCACCGGCATCCCAGCCGCTTAACTTATCGACTCGGATGCGTGTGCAAGCCGGGGATAATGCTGGCATCGGCGGTTTCATCATCACGGGAAGCGTTCCCAAACACATCCTGCTCCGCGCCATCGGTCCCTCCCTGACCGGTGCCGGCGTCCCCGACGCATTGGCCGATCCAACCCTCGAACTCCACGGCCCTTCCGGTTTCGTTACGATCGCCGATGATAACTGGCACGACGACCCGGCCCAGGCCGCCGCGATCCAAGCAACTGGTCTTGCGCCCAGCAATGACCTCGAGGCCGCGATCGACATCACACTCGATCCCGGCTCTTACACCGCCATCATTCGCGGCAAGAACAACACCGCCGACGTCGGCCTGATCGAGGTCTACGACCTGAGCCCGGCCGTTCCGGCCAGGCTGGCCAACATCAGCACGCGCGCTTTTGTGGACACGGGGGACAATGTCGTGATCGCCGGGTTCATTCTCGGAGGCAATAACAGTGATGGCCAGATTCTCATTCGTGGAATCGGGCCGAGCCTGGCTGGGTTTGGTGTGACTAATGCGCTGGCCGATCCGACGCTTGAGCTACGTGACAATAATGGAACGCTGCTCGCGTCGAATAATGACTGGCAGCAAAGCATGCAACCGCTGCCGCCCCCCGGGCTGCGGCCCACAAACAATTTGGAGTCGGCCATAATGGCGACGCTGCCGCCGGGCATGTATACTGCCTTGCTCGCCGGAGTGAATACAACCGGCGTCGGCCTGGTCGAGGTTTACGACCGTGGGGCACAGTAGCCGCCTGAGCCGCCGCTAACGGCGGATTCCAAATCCCGGGTTCCAAGCTCCAAAAGGCTCCAGGACTGCGTTTATTCTCCCCGAAACACCGTAATGCCGTCCGAGAATGAAAGGGTCTGGTGGTAAAAGGGGGGTCGTAGCTCGGAACGGCCGACATGAACGCCCCAATGACCTGGCAATGCTCCGCCCCACGAAAACTCGACCTCGGGCGGCCGCACAAAAATCACGCAGGTATCTCCATCCATGTGGACAAACGAATGCGCACGGATCGCATCCCATGCTCGGCGGCTTTGTTCGGCTTTTTCTGGCGGCGGACGCAAACCCTTTCGCGGTCCGTAGATCGAACCTCCGTCGGGCATAAGCGAGAGACACGTCTGCGCGACTGACTGAATCTCGGCTGGACTGGATGACACATGCAGGCGGGTGGCGAACCCGAGCAGGAACATCGGCCGCCCAGCCAGCAACGACGAAACCAGCCAGCATGTAACGATCGTCAGTGCGAGAATCACCGCACACTCAATGCGCCGCCAAAACAGGGCGACGATTACCGCCGCGCCCGTCGCGAATGCGCTCCATGCGAATGGAAAGCAGGCTGCCCGGAGAAAACCTATCGGGACCGGAAACGAATTGAAACCAGCCACGAACTCCACCGCATCCGAGCCGAGAACAGCAGCGATTACTGCGAACGCTGCAATTATGGTGATGGATTTCACGATCTAAAGAGGAACAAGGAATTTGGGATTAGGCGGGATGATGCCACACCGGCCATCGATGGAAATCCTCAACCTCTTCAATTCCCCGCAGCTTGCTTGACTATATTCCTGTATCGGAATATAGATCGGGCTATGAAACTGGCCGCCCTTCGCGAAATCCTTGGACGACATCCAAAAAATTTCCTCCGCTTTTTGTTGCCAGACGGGGACGCTATCCCGCTTCACGCACACGTCACCGAAGTCGGACACGTCGTGAAAAGCTACATCGATTGCGGCGGGCTCACGGGCCGGTCCGAGTCAGTGGTTCTTCAAACGCACGTGGGGGAGGATGTCGATCATCGATTGCGCGCGGATCGGTTCGCAAAAATTCTCCAGCTCGGCAAACGCGTCCTGCCGCACGACCGGCTGGAAGTGGAGGTGGAATACGACTGCTGCGTCGTGGCGCAATATCCGGTGTTGGCAGTCGAGCCCGCCGGTGAGTATCTCGACGTCACGCTCGGCAAGCGCCGCACCCGATGCCTCGCCCAGGAGCGTAAAAAGGCCATCTCCAATGAGAATTGCTGCGCTCCGGCGACAGCCACTTGCTGCGCCTGACATGGACCTCGTCCAAATCTACCAATGCTTCTGCGACCGGACGCGGTTGCGGATTCTGCATCTCTTGCGCCAGTCGCCGCTGTGCGTCTGTCATTTCCAGGAAATCCTCGATGAACCGCAGGTGAAGATCTCGAAGCACCTCGCCTATTTGCGCGAGCGCGGCATGGTCGTGGCCGAGCGCGACCAGAACTGGATGATTTATTCCTTGCCGAAAACCCCGGCGCCTGAGCTGGAGGCGAATCTCAAATGCCTTCAGGATTGTGTGCAGACCG encodes the following:
- a CDS encoding metalloregulator ArsR/SmtB family transcription factor, translated to MDLVQIYQCFCDRTRLRILHLLRQSPLCVCHFQEILDEPQVKISKHLAYLRERGMVVAERDQNWMIYSLPKTPAPELEANLKCLQDCVQTDKVFARDLKNLTALKKECCEPRSLFQSASAARSP
- a CDS encoding DUF6428 family protein translates to MKLAALREILGRHPKNFLRFLLPDGDAIPLHAHVTEVGHVVKSYIDCGGLTGRSESVVLQTHVGEDVDHRLRADRFAKILQLGKRVLPHDRLEVEVEYDCCVVAQYPVLAVEPAGEYLDVTLGKRRTRCLAQERKKAISNENCCAPATATCCA
- a CDS encoding M14 family zinc carboxypeptidase, whose translation is MKNHRQTKKSSARARRVFGAFCALAAVTLAGLALAADSETRATTSIHSQPGSGPNPLAEKYKTLVLRVYFRDRDERDRLAQELNPEEVPTTGGYLTVIGDRDQYYGLTSRGLRVEIEENGSRNLSDPQLMLDTFYNGYKSVEEIYTFLDQKVAQFPSLVEKIDIGDSWCKLHPGSCTLPSPWNGYDLFVLHITNRNIPGPKPVVWIDGDIHAREIATPEVVMRLIDYLLNNYNTNADAHWLVDHHDIWLMPEVNPDGHHIVEAGGGGNSPYMYRKNGDNVGGGTCAWPPSPTNHFGVDANRNFPFHWGCCGGSSTSVCEQTYRGTSSGSEPEDMAIVNKLRTLVPDQRGPGDTDAAPITAMGVYQNIHTVVPVNLYPWGWTLNQMPNYAETRNIAAHMAATNAGGNGYPYGGIQEQLYPVDGGSIDWAYGELGMASFSTELSGQDFLPSFSCIDNPGCGSSQGIWPENRGMLLYLAKIARTPYLTSHGPDANTVATNPASVAPGVPSQLTASITFAWSNNAFSQNVGAAEYYIDTPPWAGGTAIPMSGSFTSPTAAVNATINTGSLSAGRHVIFVRGRGVNNVQGFETWGPITAAFLDVTGGPTPTPTPTATPVVTPTPSASPTPVITPTITPTATPVVTPSPTPVVTPTATATATPVITPTATPITTPTATPIVTPTATASSTPTPTPVTPTPTPTATASPASQPLNLSTRMRVQAGDNAGIGGFIITGSVPKHILLRAIGPSLTGAGVPDALADPTLELHGPSGFVTIADDNWHDDPAQAAAIQATGLAPSNDLEAAIDITLDPGSYTAIIRGKNNTADVGLIEVYDLSPAVPARLANISTRAFVDTGDNVVIAGFILGGNNSDGQILIRGIGPSLAGFGVTNALADPTLELRDNNGTLLASNNDWQQSMQPLPPPGLRPTNNLESAIMATLPPGMYTALLAGVNTTGVGLVEVYDRGAQ